One genomic region from Erythrobacter mangrovi encodes:
- a CDS encoding DUF885 domain-containing protein: MRSAFIPAAVLVATLTAPAAAQVSADTALSALTEQWYEQRLVDYGQVVEADGSTSQGDRLPSATPEANRQRAQFAQVMLDKLRAIDAAQLSAGAKIDAEVFRTLLQTEIGDARFREWEMPFDSDNNFWSYLAARHGFTTVGGYERYIGRMRDLPRYFAEQESNARAGLARGFSVPRVTLEGRDASLAAYVVDDPEMSPFWGAFEQIPERFSPEDRERLLREGRAAIEAAVTPAYAKFLRFFREEYLPQTRTTLGAEQMPDGAAYYQQQIREYTTLDLTAEQIHRIGLDEVARITAEMEQVKAEAGFAGALTEFIGFLRNDPQFVAKTPDELMGVSAYVAKRVDGKIADYFGFLPRHRFTIRPVDPAIAPFYTAGRGGRDACQMNTYDLPSRPLYNIPALTMHECIPGHSFQAGVALEQEEAPRFRRETYFSGFGEGWGLYTEYFGNEMGIYRTPYERFGQLSYEMWRAVRLVIDTGIHHYGWSREKAVEYLANRTALSEHEVNTEVDRYISWPGQALAYKLGEMTIRRVRAKAEKELGSKFDIRKFHDVVLSLGSVPLPVLEERIDAFIADGGQGLPGVKYD, encoded by the coding sequence ATGAGGAGCGCTTTCATCCCGGCGGCGGTCCTCGTCGCCACCCTCACCGCACCTGCCGCTGCGCAAGTGAGCGCCGATACGGCTCTCTCTGCACTGACCGAGCAATGGTATGAGCAGCGACTGGTCGATTATGGGCAGGTGGTAGAGGCCGACGGCAGCACTTCGCAAGGCGACCGCCTGCCGTCGGCGACGCCCGAGGCAAACCGCCAACGTGCCCAGTTCGCGCAGGTAATGCTCGACAAGCTGCGTGCGATCGATGCCGCACAGCTCTCTGCCGGTGCCAAGATCGATGCCGAGGTCTTCCGGACGCTTCTGCAGACCGAGATCGGCGATGCGCGCTTTCGCGAATGGGAAATGCCGTTCGATAGCGACAACAACTTCTGGAGCTATCTGGCCGCACGCCACGGCTTCACCACGGTCGGGGGTTACGAACGCTACATTGGCCGGATGCGCGACCTGCCGCGCTATTTCGCCGAGCAGGAAAGCAACGCGAGGGCCGGGCTGGCCCGCGGTTTCAGTGTGCCGCGAGTGACCCTTGAAGGGCGCGACGCTTCACTGGCTGCCTATGTGGTCGACGATCCCGAGATGAGTCCCTTCTGGGGTGCTTTCGAACAAATCCCTGAAAGGTTCAGCCCCGAGGATCGCGAGCGATTGCTGCGCGAGGGCAGGGCCGCGATCGAGGCGGCGGTAACGCCGGCCTATGCGAAATTTCTGCGCTTCTTCCGCGAGGAGTACCTGCCTCAGACGCGCACTACGCTTGGTGCCGAACAGATGCCCGACGGGGCGGCCTACTACCAACAGCAGATCCGCGAATACACGACGCTCGACCTCACCGCGGAACAAATCCACCGGATCGGCCTCGACGAAGTTGCCCGGATCACCGCCGAGATGGAGCAAGTGAAAGCCGAGGCCGGGTTCGCAGGGGCGCTGACCGAATTCATTGGCTTCCTGCGCAACGATCCGCAGTTCGTCGCCAAGACGCCCGACGAACTGATGGGCGTATCGGCCTATGTGGCCAAGCGAGTCGATGGAAAGATAGCCGACTATTTCGGCTTTCTGCCGCGCCATCGTTTCACCATCCGCCCGGTCGATCCGGCCATCGCGCCATTCTACACCGCTGGCCGGGGTGGACGCGATGCGTGCCAGATGAATACCTACGACCTGCCTTCGCGTCCGCTCTACAACATTCCCGCGCTAACGATGCACGAGTGCATTCCCGGGCACAGCTTCCAGGCCGGAGTGGCGCTTGAGCAAGAAGAGGCGCCGCGCTTTCGCCGGGAAACCTATTTCTCCGGCTTCGGCGAAGGGTGGGGCCTCTACACCGAGTATTTCGGCAACGAGATGGGGATCTACCGCACGCCATACGAACGGTTTGGTCAACTGAGCTACGAGATGTGGCGCGCCGTCCGCCTGGTCATCGACACCGGTATTCATCACTACGGGTGGAGCCGCGAGAAAGCGGTCGAATACCTGGCCAACCGCACTGCCTTGTCGGAGCACGAGGTCAATACCGAAGTCGATCGCTACATTAGCTGGCCGGGGCAAGCGCTTGCCTACAAGCTGGGCGAAATGACCATCCGCCGCGTCCGCGCCAAGGCGGAGAAGGAACTCGGGTCGAAGTTCGACATCCGCAAGTTCCACGATGTGGTGCTTTCGCTCGGCTCAGTACCACTACCCGTGCTGGAAGAGCGGATCGATGCGTTCATCGCCGATGGCGGCCAGGGCCTGCCCGGGGTCAAGTACGACTGA
- a CDS encoding vgr related protein, producing the protein MGGERPLTPGEVTLAKSVFGTAIDYARVTIRRRKWFPFQPRRITMAPRGHVHFHPLSENYCEDFSTADIFRQGLLIHELTHVWQVQTKGAWYLVTHRMPWARYDYCLKPGWHLERYGIEQQAEIVRHAFLLRNGIKLVGVRDPGVYDLLVRFPGATG; encoded by the coding sequence GTGGGCGGAGAGCGCCCACTGACCCCCGGCGAAGTCACGCTGGCGAAATCGGTTTTTGGTACTGCGATTGACTATGCCCGGGTGACCATCCGGCGCCGCAAGTGGTTTCCGTTCCAACCAAGACGGATCACCATGGCCCCTCGGGGCCATGTGCACTTCCACCCGCTTAGCGAGAACTATTGCGAGGATTTCTCGACCGCGGACATCTTCAGGCAGGGCCTGCTGATCCACGAGCTGACCCATGTGTGGCAGGTCCAGACCAAGGGAGCTTGGTACCTGGTTACGCATCGAATGCCCTGGGCTCGCTATGACTATTGCCTCAAGCCGGGTTGGCATCTCGAGAGATACGGCATCGAGCAACAGGCTGAGATCGTCCGCCACGCCTTCCTGCTACGCAATGGCATAAAGCTTGTCGGTGTCCGTGATCCAGGTGTTTACGACCTGCTGGTGCGCTTTCCTGGTGCAACTGGCTGA
- a CDS encoding copper chaperone PCu(A)C, with protein sequence MKFSYFACIALASTAISLSGCGGKEAATEAVADTNAAGLEVTNARLVLPAVSGNPGAVYFDVKNIGEANVAIRKAAIKGAASAQIHDTTEWSGQKVMGEMGPVMIPAGRTDTFKSGAKHIMAFDLDPSLTAGSTTEMTLTIAGGKTSTVEIAVVGAGDDR encoded by the coding sequence ATGAAATTTTCGTATTTTGCCTGCATCGCCCTAGCGTCGACGGCAATTTCGCTAAGCGGGTGCGGTGGCAAGGAGGCAGCGACCGAAGCAGTCGCCGATACCAATGCGGCGGGCCTCGAGGTGACCAATGCACGCTTGGTCCTGCCCGCCGTGTCGGGCAATCCGGGCGCCGTCTATTTCGACGTCAAGAACATCGGCGAAGCGAACGTCGCTATCCGCAAGGCTGCAATCAAGGGCGCTGCCAGTGCGCAAATTCATGACACTACCGAATGGAGCGGTCAGAAGGTCATGGGCGAAATGGGCCCGGTGATGATACCGGCAGGCAGGACCGATACCTTCAAGTCGGGCGCCAAGCACATCATGGCCTTCGACCTCGATCCGTCGCTCACTGCGGGAAGCACGACCGAGATGACGCTGACCATTGCCGGCGGGAAGACATCGACGGTTGAAATCGCAGTAGTCGGCGCAGGGGACGATCGCTGA
- the dnaK gene encoding molecular chaperone DnaK: protein MAKVIGIDLGTTNSCVAVMDGGKPKVIENSEGARTTPSIVAFTKDGERLIGQPAKRQAVTNPDNTVFAVKRLIGRRFDDPVTKKDTELVPYTIVKGKNGDAWVQAGGEDYSPSQISAFILQKMKETAESYLGEAVTQAVITVPAYFNDAQRQATKDAGQIAGLEVLRIINEPTAAALAYGLDKDDGKTIAVYDLGGGTFDVSILEIGDGVFEVKSTNGDTFLGGEDFDGAIVEYLADQFKQKEGIDLRSDKLALQRLKESAEKAKIELSSAQTTEVNQPFITARMEGGNTTPLHLVETISRAKLEQLVGDLIKRTLEPCKKALADAGIDKGGVDEVVLVGGMTRMPKVREVVEEFFGKKPHTGVNPDEVVAMGAAIQAGVLQGDVKDVLLLDVTPLSLGIETLGGVFTRMIDRNTTIPTKKSQTYSTAEDNQQAVTIRVFQGEREMAADNKLLGQFDLVGIPPAPRGVPQIEVIFDIDANGIVNVSAKDKGTGKEQQIRIQASGGLSDADIDQMVKDAEKFAEEDKKRREGAEARNQADSLVHTTEKQLSEHGDKIEASLKSDIETKIAAVKTALEGDDAAAINSAAQALTEVAMKMGQAIYEQEQASASAATEGEAAGGDAGSEEEVVDAEFSEVDEDAKN, encoded by the coding sequence ATGGCTAAAGTAATCGGTATCGACCTCGGCACCACCAACAGCTGTGTCGCCGTGATGGATGGGGGCAAACCCAAGGTCATCGAGAATTCGGAAGGTGCGCGCACGACGCCTTCGATCGTCGCCTTCACCAAGGATGGTGAGCGCCTGATCGGGCAGCCGGCGAAGCGCCAGGCCGTCACCAATCCCGACAACACCGTTTTCGCGGTCAAGCGCCTGATCGGCCGCCGCTTTGACGACCCGGTGACCAAGAAGGACACCGAACTGGTTCCCTATACCATCGTCAAGGGCAAGAACGGCGACGCCTGGGTCCAGGCCGGCGGCGAAGACTACAGCCCTTCGCAGATTTCCGCCTTCATCCTGCAGAAGATGAAGGAAACTGCCGAAAGCTATCTCGGCGAAGCCGTCACGCAGGCGGTCATCACCGTTCCCGCATACTTCAACGACGCGCAACGCCAGGCGACCAAGGACGCTGGCCAGATCGCCGGTCTCGAAGTCCTGCGCATAATCAACGAACCGACCGCCGCCGCCCTGGCCTATGGCCTCGATAAGGACGACGGCAAGACCATCGCCGTCTACGACCTTGGTGGCGGCACCTTCGACGTCTCGATCCTTGAGATCGGCGATGGCGTGTTCGAGGTGAAGTCGACCAATGGTGACACCTTCCTGGGCGGTGAAGATTTCGACGGCGCGATCGTCGAGTACCTTGCCGACCAGTTCAAGCAGAAGGAAGGCATCGACCTGCGGAGCGACAAGCTCGCTTTGCAGCGGCTCAAGGAATCGGCTGAAAAAGCCAAGATCGAGCTGTCCAGCGCACAGACGACCGAGGTCAACCAGCCCTTCATCACCGCACGTATGGAAGGCGGCAACACCACGCCGCTTCACCTCGTGGAAACGATCAGTCGCGCCAAGCTCGAGCAGCTGGTCGGCGATCTGATCAAGCGCACTCTCGAACCCTGCAAGAAGGCACTGGCTGACGCCGGGATCGACAAGGGCGGCGTTGACGAGGTGGTCCTCGTCGGTGGCATGACCCGTATGCCCAAGGTGCGTGAAGTCGTGGAGGAATTCTTCGGCAAGAAGCCGCACACCGGCGTGAACCCCGACGAAGTCGTTGCCATGGGCGCGGCGATCCAGGCCGGCGTGCTGCAGGGCGATGTCAAGGACGTGCTGCTGCTCGACGTGACCCCGCTGTCGCTGGGGATCGAGACCCTGGGTGGCGTGTTCACCCGCATGATCGATCGCAACACCACGATCCCGACCAAGAAGTCGCAGACCTATTCGACCGCCGAAGACAACCAGCAGGCGGTGACGATCCGGGTATTCCAGGGTGAACGCGAAATGGCGGCGGACAACAAGCTGCTTGGTCAGTTCGACCTCGTCGGCATCCCGCCGGCTCCGCGTGGCGTTCCGCAGATCGAAGTGATCTTCGACATCGATGCCAACGGCATCGTCAACGTCAGTGCCAAAGACAAGGGTACCGGCAAGGAACAGCAGATCCGCATCCAGGCTTCGGGTGGTCTTTCGGACGCCGACATCGACCAGATGGTCAAGGATGCCGAAAAGTTCGCAGAGGAAGACAAGAAGCGGCGCGAAGGTGCGGAGGCACGCAACCAGGCCGACAGCTTGGTGCACACCACCGAAAAGCAGCTTTCCGAGCACGGCGACAAGATCGAAGCCTCGCTCAAGTCGGACATCGAGACCAAGATTGCGGCCGTGAAGACCGCGCTCGAAGGCGACGATGCGGCAGCCATCAACAGCGCGGCACAGGCCCTGACCGAAGTCGCGATGAAGATGGGCCAGGCCATTTACGAGCAGGAACAGGCAAGTGCCTCCGCAGCGACGGAAGGCGAAGCCGCCGGTGGTGACGCCGGTTCGGAGGAAGAGGTGGTCGACGCCGAATTCTCCGAAGTCGATGAAGACGCGAAGAACTGA
- the dnaJ gene encoding molecular chaperone DnaJ translates to MSATEADFYEVLGVARDADGATIKSAYRKLAMQFHPDRNQGCKENEAKFKSVSAAYECLKDPQKRAAYDRFGHAAFQNGGPGAGAHGGADFGDIGDIFETIFGSAFGGGRAQPRRGADLRYDMQIDLEDAFHGKSTEIEIEVSQNCDTCHGTGATPGTHARTCNLCSGRGQVRAKQGFFVVERPCPNCHGSGEVITSPCRDCGGEGRVDRPQKLAVEIPPGVDTGTRIRLSGKGEAGPRGAPPGDLYIFVHVKPHAIFQREGTNLATRVPISFTKAALGGSIDIPSLDGEEVTIEIPAGIQSGKQLRQRGAGMPVLQGRGRGDLVVEIAVETPTKLTKEQRALLEQFRETETGDECPESRGFFDKLKDAFGG, encoded by the coding sequence ATGTCAGCGACAGAAGCCGATTTTTATGAAGTGCTTGGAGTGGCGCGCGATGCCGATGGCGCGACCATCAAGAGCGCCTATCGCAAGCTTGCGATGCAGTTCCACCCTGACCGTAACCAGGGGTGCAAGGAGAACGAGGCCAAGTTCAAGTCGGTCAGCGCCGCCTATGAATGCCTCAAGGATCCCCAGAAGCGCGCTGCTTACGATCGCTTCGGCCACGCCGCCTTCCAAAATGGTGGGCCCGGTGCCGGCGCGCACGGCGGTGCCGATTTCGGCGACATCGGAGATATTTTCGAGACCATTTTCGGCAGCGCCTTTGGCGGCGGCCGGGCGCAGCCGCGGCGCGGTGCCGATCTGCGCTATGACATGCAGATCGATCTCGAAGACGCCTTCCACGGGAAGTCGACCGAGATAGAGATCGAAGTTTCCCAGAACTGCGACACCTGCCACGGCACCGGGGCCACTCCGGGTACCCACGCGCGAACCTGCAACCTGTGCAGTGGACGCGGCCAGGTGCGGGCGAAGCAGGGTTTCTTCGTGGTCGAGCGACCCTGTCCCAACTGCCACGGCAGCGGCGAGGTCATCACCTCGCCCTGTCGCGATTGCGGCGGCGAAGGGCGGGTGGACCGGCCTCAAAAACTCGCGGTCGAAATCCCCCCCGGCGTGGATACCGGAACTCGTATCCGCTTATCGGGCAAGGGCGAGGCAGGACCGCGTGGTGCGCCTCCCGGCGACCTCTACATTTTCGTCCACGTCAAACCGCACGCGATTTTCCAGCGTGAAGGCACGAACCTGGCGACGCGGGTGCCGATAAGCTTCACCAAGGCCGCGCTTGGCGGATCGATCGACATTCCCAGCCTCGATGGCGAGGAAGTGACAATCGAGATTCCGGCGGGCATTCAGTCGGGCAAGCAATTGCGTCAGCGCGGTGCGGGCATGCCCGTCTTGCAGGGCCGTGGTCGTGGCGACCTGGTCGTCGAGATCGCCGTCGAAACCCCGACTAAACTGACCAAGGAACAGCGTGCCTTGCTCGAGCAGTTCCGCGAGACCGAGACGGGCGATGAATGCCCCGAAAGCCGCGGTTTCTTCGACAAGCTCAAGGACGCTTTCGGGGGCTAG
- a CDS encoding patatin-like protein — protein sequence MRQKELRIALVCYGGVSLAIYMHGVTRELWQLSRASRDFHQEDAPRSGVDAVYRSLLEHVAEAHGLRLRVLPDIMSGASAGGINAIFLAQAIYSGQSLEPLTDLWLEIADVDQLVDPEAKPTWRMSKLYAQPFADWLLSRPGSDIAHTVAPETRKEVRRKMSHLIRGRWFEPPFSGIGFSCMLERAFSAMEATAAEAPLLPPGHPLDLYVTATDFHGYLELLRLHSPPVVEDTEHRTPITFRVRTPATGGESLTNPIELVFAARATASFPGAFPPLRLDEMDQLIRRSGRAWPGRDAFLERIIPVHVDRGTVEGVSLIDGSVLVNKPFAGAISALPGRPAQREVDRRFVYIDPRPDRSSNRGGGPNEPVGFFSAIFGSLSTIPREQPIRDNLEQLDQQSREAERTSRIVATLRPQVDAAVEKLFGLTLFLDSPTPARLGAWRRKAQQAAAEQAGYAFHSYAQAKFSGIVMRLARLILDAAPKLMLDDPAPIEAVLREELARRGLDMLADPSGGATDQAIAFFREHDVGFRIRRLRLLARRLARDWEADPEIDDEALGDARDAVYRILALYFEKEGLSAMGPAFEPIAENVLRDPGTLLDMLEAKRLLPEVDDRAEVMLSSLLETMPKNLRRRMLFGYLGFPFYDVATLPLLRNDSLTEFDAVKVDRISPDDARSIREGGTQATLRGIEFYNFGAFFSRAYRENDYLWGRLHGCERMIDLVCSTTPDRMDDSTCRRFKHDAFHAILDEEQSMRRCSQKLIDTLRREVNERLGGPGEPSPRKRP from the coding sequence ATGCGGCAAAAAGAACTTCGAATTGCGCTGGTCTGCTACGGCGGGGTCAGCCTCGCAATTTACATGCATGGCGTTACCCGCGAGCTGTGGCAGCTGTCCCGTGCAAGCCGCGACTTCCATCAGGAGGATGCGCCGCGCAGCGGCGTCGATGCAGTCTATCGCTCATTGCTGGAACATGTCGCCGAAGCGCACGGACTGCGCCTCCGCGTGCTTCCCGATATCATGAGCGGTGCAAGTGCAGGCGGGATCAACGCCATCTTCCTCGCCCAGGCGATCTACTCGGGGCAATCGCTAGAGCCGCTCACGGATCTTTGGCTCGAGATTGCGGACGTCGACCAGCTCGTCGATCCGGAGGCCAAGCCGACTTGGCGTATGTCGAAGCTCTACGCCCAGCCCTTCGCCGATTGGCTGCTGAGCCGCCCAGGTAGCGACATTGCGCACACAGTCGCTCCCGAAACCCGCAAGGAAGTTCGGCGCAAGATGTCGCATCTCATTCGCGGGCGCTGGTTCGAACCGCCGTTCTCCGGCATCGGCTTCTCCTGCATGCTCGAAAGAGCTTTCTCGGCGATGGAAGCGACGGCCGCGGAGGCTCCGCTGCTACCGCCAGGTCATCCGCTCGATCTCTACGTTACGGCGACTGACTTTCACGGCTATCTCGAGCTCCTGCGGCTCCACAGCCCTCCCGTGGTCGAAGACACCGAGCATCGTACCCCGATCACTTTCCGTGTGCGCACACCAGCAACCGGTGGCGAGAGCTTGACCAACCCGATCGAGCTGGTTTTCGCCGCGCGGGCTACGGCAAGCTTCCCTGGTGCATTCCCGCCGCTGCGACTGGACGAGATGGACCAGCTGATACGGCGCTCTGGCCGCGCGTGGCCGGGGCGTGACGCCTTCCTTGAACGGATCATCCCGGTGCATGTCGATCGGGGTACCGTGGAAGGTGTTTCGCTGATTGACGGATCGGTGCTGGTCAACAAGCCCTTCGCTGGTGCGATCTCGGCTTTGCCGGGCCGTCCGGCGCAGCGCGAAGTCGACAGGCGATTCGTCTACATTGACCCGCGGCCCGACCGCTCCAGCAATCGCGGTGGTGGACCCAACGAGCCCGTGGGCTTCTTCTCCGCTATCTTCGGTTCGCTATCGACCATCCCGCGCGAACAGCCAATCCGAGACAACCTCGAGCAACTCGACCAACAGAGCCGCGAAGCCGAGAGGACGAGCCGCATTGTTGCCACCCTGCGCCCGCAAGTCGACGCGGCTGTCGAGAAGCTCTTCGGCCTGACGCTGTTCCTCGACAGCCCCACTCCCGCCAGGCTGGGCGCCTGGCGCCGGAAAGCGCAGCAAGCAGCGGCCGAGCAGGCGGGCTATGCTTTTCACTCTTACGCCCAAGCGAAATTCTCAGGCATCGTCATGCGGTTGGCGAGGCTCATTCTCGATGCCGCCCCGAAGTTGATGCTCGACGATCCTGCGCCGATCGAAGCGGTCCTGCGCGAAGAATTGGCCCGGCGTGGGCTGGACATGCTGGCAGACCCATCGGGTGGCGCTACTGATCAGGCGATCGCCTTCTTCCGCGAGCACGATGTAGGCTTTCGAATTCGGCGCCTGCGCCTGCTTGCTCGCCGCCTTGCGCGTGACTGGGAGGCCGATCCCGAAATCGACGACGAAGCACTGGGGGACGCTCGTGACGCGGTCTATCGAATCCTCGCCCTCTATTTCGAGAAGGAGGGTCTTTCGGCGATGGGGCCTGCGTTCGAGCCTATCGCAGAGAATGTCTTGCGCGACCCGGGCACCCTCCTCGACATGCTCGAAGCGAAGCGGCTCTTGCCGGAAGTCGATGATCGGGCCGAGGTCATGCTTTCCTCGTTACTGGAAACGATGCCGAAGAATCTCCGGCGGCGGATGCTGTTCGGCTATCTCGGCTTCCCCTTCTACGACGTCGCCACACTACCTTTGTTGCGCAACGACTCCCTCACCGAGTTCGACGCGGTGAAGGTCGATCGTATCAGCCCCGATGATGCCCGCAGCATTCGCGAAGGTGGGACGCAAGCGACGCTGCGCGGGATCGAGTTCTATAATTTCGGCGCCTTCTTCAGCCGCGCCTATCGTGAGAACGATTATCTGTGGGGCCGCCTCCACGGCTGCGAGCGGATGATCGATTTAGTCTGCTCCACCACACCCGATCGGATGGATGACAGCACCTGCCGCCGTTTCAAGCATGATGCGTTTCACGCCATTCTCGACGAAGAACAGTCGATGCGCCGATGCTCGCAGAAGCTGATCGATACTCTGAGGCGGGAAGTGAACGAGCGCTTGGGCGGTCCCGGGGAGCCTAGCCCCCGAAAGCGTCCTTGA